A single window of Nocardia higoensis DNA harbors:
- a CDS encoding pyridoxamine 5'-phosphate oxidase family protein: MSLSQEERQEFLAAPHVAALSVTVAGRGPLVVPIWYQYEPGGQVWVLTGPESTKMRHIREAGRFSLMVHQEAPTVRYVSVEGPVTEVAPMTDAQHREMVSRYLPPDEVDAYLRMAEGFGPQVVVAMRPQRWLSADLGAIADM, translated from the coding sequence ATGTCGTTGAGCCAGGAAGAACGTCAGGAATTCCTCGCCGCGCCGCATGTGGCGGCACTGTCGGTGACCGTGGCAGGGCGCGGCCCGCTGGTCGTGCCGATCTGGTACCAGTACGAGCCCGGTGGCCAGGTCTGGGTGCTGACCGGTCCCGAATCGACGAAGATGCGTCACATCAGGGAGGCGGGCCGGTTCTCGCTGATGGTGCACCAGGAGGCCCCGACCGTGCGCTATGTCAGTGTCGAAGGCCCGGTCACCGAGGTCGCCCCGATGACCGACGCGCAACACCGGGAAATGGTCTCCCGGTACCTGCCGCCGGACGAGGTCGACGCCTATCTCCGCATGGCCGAGGGCTTCGGTCCGCAGGTGGTGGTCGCCATGCGGCCACAGCGTTGGCTCTCCGCCGATCTGGGGGCGATCGCCGACATGTGA
- a CDS encoding aminotransferase class V-fold PLP-dependent enzyme has product MGTSMPGSAPSTDPPPSDVRELFPALGTTDTYLDSAATTQKPRPVIEVVTDYHRRATANAGRGSYPWSSRLATRIAEIRTRTAEFVGAAQPDEIVFTSGATAALNAVALCWALPELRDGDQILFNPLDHASNVLPWHHLRTLLARAGHRIDLIPYRTTPHGEADIDDIVTKAGPHTRLVTLAHLHHVYGGLTDVARLRARLPPATLLCVDCSQSGGHLPVDVRALGADFAVFAAHKMFGTPGTGVLYCARRVHDRLLPFLPGGDTGVRLTASGLESTGMPRLLEGGTPNIPGILALGSALAVLESLDRRVIAEHNRLLTRRIVDRLRPIPGIRFLPGPAHPVTNSISPGYGIVSFALDGIGSRDLGFVLAEHGFLVRTGAHCVAPPEPDAESDSVRVSTHIYTTVEEIDRFTACVASIAEEIT; this is encoded by the coding sequence GTGGGGACGTCCATGCCCGGCTCGGCGCCGTCCACCGACCCGCCGCCCTCCGATGTCCGCGAATTGTTCCCCGCCCTCGGCACGACCGACACCTACCTCGACAGCGCGGCGACAACCCAGAAACCGCGTCCGGTGATCGAGGTTGTCACCGACTACCACCGCCGTGCCACCGCCAACGCCGGTCGCGGCTCCTACCCGTGGTCCTCGCGCCTGGCCACGCGGATCGCCGAGATCCGTACGCGCACGGCGGAATTCGTGGGGGCCGCGCAGCCCGACGAGATCGTCTTCACCTCCGGCGCGACGGCCGCGCTCAACGCGGTCGCTCTGTGCTGGGCCCTGCCCGAACTCCGCGACGGCGATCAGATCCTGTTCAATCCACTCGATCACGCCTCGAACGTGCTGCCCTGGCATCATCTGCGCACCCTGCTCGCCCGGGCGGGCCACCGGATCGACCTGATTCCCTATCGGACGACCCCCCATGGCGAGGCCGACATCGACGACATCGTCACCAAGGCCGGTCCGCACACCCGGCTGGTGACCCTGGCGCACCTGCACCACGTCTACGGCGGGCTCACCGACGTGGCGCGGCTGCGCGCCCGCCTGCCCCCGGCGACGCTGCTGTGCGTGGACTGCAGCCAGAGCGGCGGGCACCTGCCGGTCGACGTGCGCGCGCTCGGTGCCGACTTCGCCGTCTTCGCCGCGCACAAGATGTTCGGCACACCGGGAACGGGCGTGCTCTACTGTGCCCGCCGGGTCCACGACCGGCTGCTGCCCTTCCTGCCGGGCGGCGACACCGGTGTCCGGCTGACCGCCTCAGGGCTCGAATCGACCGGCATGCCGCGCCTGCTCGAAGGGGGCACCCCCAACATCCCGGGTATCCTCGCGCTCGGCAGCGCGCTCGCGGTGCTCGAATCCCTGGACCGGCGGGTGATCGCCGAGCACAACCGCCTGCTCACCCGGCGCATCGTGGACCGGCTGCGCCCGATCCCCGGCATCCGGTTCCTGCCGGGGCCCGCTCACCCGGTCACGAACTCGATCTCCCCCGGCTACGGAATCGTCTCGTTCGCCCTCGACGGGATCGGTTCGCGGGATCTGGGGTTCGTCCTCGCCGAGCACGGCTTCCTCGTGCGCACCGGAGCCCACTGTGTTGCGCCACCCGAGCCGGACGCCGAGAGCGATTCGGTCCGGGTGAGCACTCATATCTACACGACGGTCGAGGAAATCGACCGTTTCACCGCCTGTGTCGCATCCATCGCCGAGGAGATCACGTGA
- a CDS encoding heavy-metal-associated domain-containing protein: protein MSGSIVPYNSASPTGSAGSGANTGPHGSDLSRYDRRAASQVLARLAEPGLFDAPQGPVGHRDIEFLSAAVRCEPGSHLTTSQRLYLERFMRPCRPEQVTTATHRLTWTDSDGIPNTGHYRADGLGPIVPIAAREAVLVLWHALEADTALAARIAGLDARAQAVLLGTTTDHQPMEILRVGVEAAARTLAQHALLARRTPYRTAAELARGLRDSGIFTAVATRWYWELQASTYRRGMIPVTLACQPDGSVRYTAETVATLRAMKDTTIAEAHAVMRRATTVEGLSVAEAIDRYHDDLDLISRQYALLAPGTRPSCLAAMPHQLEGRHYTLLPLVVDRFVDTFCAVLDRCRLTEGRVDPTALSDAPIDAEDQVFHVPDMSCQHCVRTITATLESMGVPVAEIDLASKRVVAEFRSPRNRARVFDVLRDGGYNPVSAPPSAGAAATENAI, encoded by the coding sequence GTGAGCGGCAGTATCGTCCCCTACAACAGCGCCTCCCCCACGGGCAGCGCCGGTTCCGGCGCAAACACCGGGCCGCACGGAAGCGACCTGTCACGCTACGACCGCCGGGCGGCCTCGCAGGTTCTCGCCCGGCTGGCCGAGCCGGGTCTGTTCGACGCGCCGCAGGGGCCGGTCGGGCATCGCGACATCGAGTTCCTCAGTGCCGCGGTGCGCTGCGAGCCCGGCAGCCACCTGACCACCTCGCAGCGGCTGTACCTGGAGCGTTTCATGCGCCCGTGCAGGCCCGAGCAGGTCACCACCGCCACGCATCGGCTGACCTGGACCGACAGCGACGGCATCCCCAACACCGGGCACTACCGCGCCGACGGCCTGGGTCCGATCGTGCCGATCGCGGCCAGGGAAGCGGTGCTCGTGCTGTGGCACGCGCTCGAGGCCGACACCGCGCTGGCCGCGCGGATCGCGGGCTTGGACGCCCGCGCACAGGCCGTGCTGCTCGGCACCACCACCGATCACCAGCCGATGGAGATCTTGCGCGTCGGCGTCGAGGCGGCGGCCCGCACGCTGGCCCAGCACGCGCTGCTGGCACGGCGTACCCCGTACCGTACGGCCGCCGAACTGGCTCGCGGACTGCGGGATTCGGGCATCTTCACGGCGGTGGCGACCCGCTGGTACTGGGAGCTGCAGGCTTCGACCTACCGGCGCGGCATGATCCCGGTGACACTGGCCTGCCAGCCCGACGGCAGCGTCCGCTACACCGCCGAGACGGTGGCGACCCTGCGCGCCATGAAGGACACCACCATCGCCGAGGCGCACGCCGTCATGCGTCGTGCGACCACGGTCGAGGGACTCTCGGTGGCCGAGGCCATCGACAGATACCACGACGACCTCGACCTCATCTCCCGCCAGTACGCGCTGTTGGCGCCCGGCACCCGCCCGTCGTGCCTGGCTGCCATGCCGCACCAGCTCGAGGGCAGGCACTACACGCTGCTCCCGCTGGTGGTCGACCGCTTCGTCGACACGTTCTGCGCGGTGCTCGACCGCTGTCGGCTCACCGAAGGCCGCGTCGACCCCACCGCACTGTCGGACGCTCCGATCGATGCCGAGGACCAGGTCTTCCACGTGCCGGACATGAGCTGTCAGCACTGCGTGCGCACCATCACCGCGACCCTGGAATCCATGGGCGTGCCGGTGGCCGAGATCGATCTGGCGAGCAAGCGGGTGGTCGCGGAGTTCCGCAGTCCGCGCAACCGGGCACGGGTTTTCGATGTGTTGCGCGACGGCGGCTACAACCCGGTCTCCGCTCCCCCGTCCGCCGGCGCGGCGGCGACCGAGAATGCGATATGA